From one Paenibacillus terrae HPL-003 genomic stretch:
- a CDS encoding metal ABC transporter solute-binding protein, Zn/Mn family — translation MNKRFKTAVPRWALMAGTLFLVLVVASACTNGKKAEQEATGETRQKIKATATIGMISDIVGKVGGNHVEVTGIMRSGVDPHLYKASQGDMRKLDQADIIFYNGLHLEGKMQDILEKIGKQKPVVPVSKNIAQDQLRSGSPEMGSEHDPHIWFNVQNWMSAVETVRDELSSLDAAHAEDYKANAEAYLAELRKLDDYTREQIASIPEAQRVLVTAHDAFGYFGDAYNIQVKGLQGMSTESEAGSQDVTKLRDYLVEHKIKAIFVESSVPRKAIDAVIQGAAQQGHTIKVGGELYSDAMGEEGTEDGTYIGMVKHNVNTIVKALN, via the coding sequence ATGAATAAACGGTTTAAGACGGCTGTGCCGCGTTGGGCTTTGATGGCAGGAACATTGTTCCTGGTTTTAGTTGTAGCAAGTGCATGCACTAATGGTAAGAAGGCGGAGCAGGAAGCTACTGGAGAGACGAGGCAAAAAATAAAGGCCACAGCTACCATTGGCATGATTTCTGATATTGTCGGCAAGGTAGGCGGTAATCATGTGGAGGTTACAGGCATTATGAGATCAGGTGTTGACCCGCATTTGTACAAGGCTTCTCAGGGTGATATGCGCAAACTGGATCAGGCAGATATTATTTTTTATAACGGGTTGCATCTGGAGGGAAAAATGCAAGATATTTTGGAAAAGATCGGCAAGCAAAAACCTGTCGTACCTGTGTCCAAAAATATTGCTCAGGATCAGTTGCGCTCAGGCAGCCCGGAAATGGGGTCGGAGCATGATCCGCATATCTGGTTTAATGTACAAAACTGGATGTCTGCGGTAGAAACCGTCAGAGACGAATTGTCGTCGCTTGATGCTGCGCATGCGGAGGATTATAAGGCCAATGCAGAAGCCTATCTCGCTGAGCTGCGGAAACTGGATGATTACACGAGGGAGCAGATTGCCAGCATACCGGAAGCCCAGCGCGTGCTCGTCACGGCCCATGATGCTTTTGGCTATTTCGGAGATGCATACAACATTCAAGTGAAAGGGCTTCAAGGAATGAGCACAGAATCAGAAGCGGGCTCTCAGGATGTGACCAAGCTGCGTGATTATTTGGTTGAACATAAAATCAAGGCCATATTCGTAGAATCCAGCGTTCCGAGAAAAGCCATAGATGCGGTCATTCAGGGAGCGGCTCAGCAGGGTCATACGATCAAGGTTGGCGGCGAGTTGTATTCGGATGCGATGGGTGAAGAGGGCACGGAAGACGGTACGTATATTGGAATGGTCAAGCATAACGTCAATACGATTGTTAAAGCTCTTAATTAA
- a CDS encoding metal ABC transporter ATP-binding protein → MRHSPLVVRDLSVAYQKKPVLLDVSFEVPEGKLIGIIGPNGAGKSTLIKAALGLIPKLRGEVLVYGKPYKQQLLKVGYVPQRESVDWDFPTNALDVVMMGRYGRLGWFKRPGAADRQAALESLDKVGMSDYADRQISQLSGGQQQRVFLARALAQDAQLYFMDEPFVGVDAATEKAIISLLTDLKRQGKTVLVVHHDLSTVTEYFDQVMLLNGHLMAFGETAAIFTEENLQRTYGGRLSILKTGSDSGAILGVR, encoded by the coding sequence ATGAGGCATTCACCGCTTGTGGTTCGTGATTTATCTGTAGCTTATCAAAAAAAGCCCGTTTTGCTTGACGTTTCCTTCGAGGTACCGGAAGGCAAGCTGATTGGGATTATCGGTCCGAACGGGGCTGGGAAGTCCACGCTGATCAAGGCTGCGCTGGGACTAATACCGAAGCTCAGGGGCGAGGTGTTGGTTTACGGCAAGCCTTATAAACAGCAGTTGCTCAAGGTTGGTTATGTGCCGCAACGTGAGTCGGTAGATTGGGACTTTCCAACGAATGCGCTGGATGTGGTCATGATGGGACGATACGGCAGACTGGGCTGGTTCAAGCGGCCGGGAGCCGCTGATCGTCAGGCTGCGCTGGAGAGTCTGGATAAGGTAGGTATGAGCGACTATGCGGACAGGCAGATCAGTCAGTTATCCGGCGGGCAGCAGCAACGTGTTTTTTTGGCCAGAGCGCTTGCGCAGGACGCTCAGCTTTATTTTATGGATGAACCGTTTGTAGGTGTAGACGCTGCAACAGAAAAAGCCATTATTTCATTGCTCACTGACTTGAAGCGGCAAGGAAAAACCGTACTTGTCGTTCATCATGATTTGTCTACGGTCACAGAATATTTTGATCAGGTCATGCTGCTGAACGGGCATCTGATGGCGTTCGGAGAGACGGCAGCTATTTTCACCGAGGAAAATCTGCAACGTACGTATGGCGGACGTCTGAGTATACTCAAAACAGGTTCGGATTCCGGCGCGATACTTGGAGTGAGGTGA
- a CDS encoding metal ABC transporter permease produces the protein MTSLATLLADPNMQWILLGCILLGLSSGVIGSFMYLRKQSLMGDALAHAALPGVCVAFMITGTKSVFGFMIGAAIAGIVATFAISVLTRYSRIKSDSAIAAVLSVFFGFGIMLLTEIQHSGAGNQSGLDKFLFGQAAAMVLSDVYTMAAISVVLIGICILFFKEFKLLSFDPGFARGLGFPVGLLDKLLMLLIVIAVVAGIQAVGVIMMAALLITPAVSARYWTEKLGVMVCLSGLFGAIAGFGGTVISSLGQNLPTGPLCVLCATAVFGVSLVFAPQRGLISKAIVRVNAKKNLELAAATQPGKERAL, from the coding sequence ATGACAAGTTTGGCTACGCTTTTGGCTGATCCGAATATGCAGTGGATTTTGCTGGGCTGCATCTTGCTCGGTTTAAGCAGCGGCGTGATTGGCAGCTTTATGTATTTGCGCAAGCAGTCGCTCATGGGGGATGCTTTGGCACATGCGGCTTTGCCGGGGGTATGTGTAGCGTTTATGATAACGGGCACAAAATCCGTGTTTGGATTTATGATTGGGGCGGCCATTGCAGGCATTGTTGCAACCTTTGCCATCAGTGTGCTGACCCGCTACTCACGAATCAAAAGCGATTCGGCGATTGCAGCCGTGCTGTCTGTATTTTTCGGTTTTGGCATTATGCTCTTGACGGAAATCCAGCACAGCGGGGCGGGGAACCAGAGCGGGCTGGATAAATTTCTGTTTGGTCAGGCAGCGGCGATGGTATTGTCTGATGTCTACACGATGGCGGCAATTTCGGTGGTGCTGATCGGGATCTGTATATTGTTCTTCAAGGAATTTAAGCTGCTTAGCTTTGATCCCGGCTTTGCCCGTGGACTTGGCTTTCCAGTAGGTTTATTGGATAAGCTGTTGATGCTGCTGATTGTTATTGCGGTGGTTGCTGGTATTCAGGCGGTGGGTGTCATTATGATGGCGGCCTTGTTAATAACACCCGCGGTGTCTGCAAGATACTGGACGGAGAAGCTGGGGGTCATGGTGTGTCTGTCGGGCTTGTTTGGCGCGATAGCGGGCTTCGGTGGAACGGTCATTAGCTCTCTTGGGCAAAATCTGCCCACAGGACCGTTGTGTGTGCTGTGCGCGACTGCCGTGTTCGGTGTGAGTCTGGTTTTTGCACCGCAGCGTGGGTTGATTTCCAAGGCTATCGTTCGGGTGAACGCCAAAAAGAATCTGGAGCTGGCAGCCGCAACACAGCCAGGAAAGGAGCGTGCCCTGTGA
- a CDS encoding metal ABC transporter permease, producing MSTFYVILTGMLVAGGCSIVGCFLVLRKMAMIGDAISHAVLPGIVIAFLISGSKDSVWMMFGAAVLGLLTVYLIQLFQQSGLQSDAAIGVVFTTLFAIGVLLVSVFASNVHLDMDHVLYGEIAYVPWNTLEIAGVDVGPRALWITGAMFLINLLVVGVFFKQFKITSFDPALAASVGIPVVFFHYLLMSLVSLTTVASFESVGAILVVGMLVVPPLTAYLLTEKLSRMIVYSVGLGAISSVAGFYTASVLDASIAACMLCVSGLLLLLAFLLSPSHGVVWQKLFQQRGMVREDNK from the coding sequence GTGAGTACATTTTATGTGATCTTGACTGGAATGTTAGTGGCAGGAGGATGCAGCATTGTCGGCTGCTTTCTCGTGCTTCGTAAAATGGCCATGATTGGTGATGCCATCAGCCATGCCGTGTTGCCGGGGATTGTCATTGCCTTTTTGATCAGCGGGTCCAAGGATTCGGTGTGGATGATGTTCGGTGCGGCGGTATTGGGACTCCTTACGGTGTATCTGATTCAGCTGTTCCAACAAAGTGGTCTGCAAAGTGATGCCGCCATTGGCGTGGTGTTTACGACACTGTTTGCCATAGGTGTTCTGCTGGTTAGTGTGTTTGCTTCCAATGTCCATCTGGATATGGATCACGTGCTATATGGTGAGATTGCATATGTGCCGTGGAATACATTGGAGATTGCCGGCGTAGATGTCGGTCCGAGAGCGCTTTGGATTACGGGTGCGATGTTTTTGATTAACTTGCTCGTGGTAGGTGTATTTTTCAAGCAATTTAAAATCACTTCCTTCGATCCCGCGCTGGCGGCTTCGGTAGGTATTCCGGTTGTTTTTTTTCACTATCTGCTGATGAGTCTCGTCTCGCTTACGACGGTGGCATCGTTTGAGAGCGTGGGTGCGATTCTGGTGGTCGGAATGCTCGTGGTACCGCCTCTTACGGCTTATCTGCTAACGGAGAAGTTATCCCGTATGATTGTGTACAGCGTCGGGCTTGGGGCGATCAGTTCGGTAGCAGGCTTTTACACGGCGAGTGTGCTGGATGCCTCTATTGCGGCATGTATGCTGTGTGTATCGGGTTTGCTGCTGCTGCTGGCCTTTCTCTTATCCCCGTCTCATGGGGTGGTGTGGCAAAAGTTGTTCCAGCAACGGGGAATGGTTCGTGAAGACAACAAGTAA
- a CDS encoding histidine kinase — protein sequence MESFKRKSPEEILDSINKLHRGRLKIYIGAVSGSGKTYHMLQEGQSLQHEGIDVVICAVSTMQRRETVEQVGTLERVPSIHWIQDGVEQKDLNLKALEERNPEVVLVDHLAHRNREGAPFPTRLEDIQYLLELGISVITTVNVYELEGITEWVYQLTGIEAEYTVPVDTLELADEIRLIDVTPETILERLAKGYMHTPNPEMFHRGNLGKLRELALRLVAEDVNDSLERHREELGLHGASGAAERILVPVQYHWNGSIYVRRGEQVAKRLGGDMLVASFVDPKRKLSKESAAFKRSIEQLVDKVGSEFEEIPLISRRRLPRQLIHYAVARNVTRIVMGHSRQTRWQELVRGSLVNGIFKRMKNMDLLLIADRAEQEGERILPTMRQEEGDNDPYHRLSDEEAQAEAAKIRRGRLKVYIGAAPGVGKTYTMLREGNDLLTSGIDVVIGLLETHGREETLAQVGSLDTVPRQTMERHGVHLEEMDTEAILRRNPEVVLIDELAHTNVPGSSRSKRYEDVLTILEQGISVISTMNVQHLESLNDAVEQITGIRVRETVPDRMMRLADEVQLIDVAPKSLQQRMRDGKIYDPVKVEQALSHFFKLGNLIALRELALRELADDVDERLESWDRHESLRGPWRREEVIFVGVTLSNNAERLIRRGFRIAFRLKALWIVTYVHVGISIPEKLNSRLEQLKMLTHRLGGTFEIRLVSSRGKIADILIAPVEGYTGTQLIVGQSSRSSRWGKDAVVPQILRQARHMDVLIVADYDPDIKLEEDH from the coding sequence ATGGAGAGCTTTAAACGTAAATCGCCAGAGGAAATATTGGATTCCATTAACAAGCTGCATCGGGGCAGACTCAAAATATACATAGGAGCGGTCAGTGGGTCAGGCAAAACGTATCATATGCTTCAGGAAGGACAATCGCTTCAGCATGAAGGTATCGACGTTGTCATTTGTGCAGTATCGACCATGCAGCGGCGCGAGACGGTGGAGCAGGTAGGCACACTGGAGCGGGTGCCCAGCATCCATTGGATTCAGGATGGAGTGGAGCAGAAGGATTTGAATCTGAAAGCACTGGAGGAACGCAATCCCGAGGTGGTGCTGGTGGATCATTTGGCACATCGCAACCGGGAAGGTGCCCCATTTCCAACCCGGCTGGAGGATATTCAATATCTACTGGAGCTGGGGATTAGCGTCATTACGACGGTGAATGTCTATGAGCTGGAAGGGATTACGGAATGGGTTTATCAGCTAACAGGGATAGAGGCAGAGTATACGGTTCCTGTGGACACGCTGGAGCTGGCGGATGAAATTCGTTTGATTGATGTCACACCCGAAACGATTTTGGAACGGCTGGCGAAAGGGTACATGCATACGCCCAATCCTGAGATGTTTCATCGGGGGAATTTGGGTAAGCTGCGTGAGCTGGCTCTGCGATTGGTGGCGGAGGATGTGAACGATTCGCTGGAGCGGCATCGAGAGGAATTGGGTTTGCACGGGGCGTCAGGAGCCGCAGAGCGTATTTTGGTGCCTGTCCAGTATCACTGGAACGGGTCCATTTATGTACGCAGGGGGGAGCAGGTGGCCAAGCGGCTGGGCGGAGATATGCTGGTGGCCTCCTTTGTCGATCCGAAGCGCAAGCTGTCCAAGGAATCGGCAGCCTTCAAGCGGTCGATTGAGCAACTGGTTGACAAGGTAGGATCGGAATTTGAAGAAATCCCGCTCATTTCCCGCAGAAGATTGCCTCGTCAGCTTATCCATTATGCGGTGGCGCGTAATGTTACCCGGATCGTTATGGGGCATTCCCGGCAGACCCGGTGGCAGGAGCTGGTTAGAGGCTCGCTGGTGAACGGAATCTTTAAGCGGATGAAAAATATGGATCTGCTGCTTATTGCCGATCGCGCTGAGCAGGAGGGCGAACGTATTTTGCCGACGATGAGGCAGGAGGAAGGAGACAATGATCCGTATCATCGTCTGAGCGATGAGGAAGCGCAGGCTGAAGCTGCCAAAATCCGGCGCGGCAGGCTCAAGGTATATATTGGTGCTGCTCCCGGCGTCGGCAAGACGTACACGATGCTCAGAGAGGGAAATGATCTGCTGACAAGCGGGATTGATGTTGTTATCGGACTGCTGGAAACGCATGGAAGGGAGGAAACGCTGGCACAAGTAGGCTCGCTGGATACTGTTCCTCGTCAGACTATGGAGCGGCATGGCGTACATTTGGAGGAAATGGACACCGAAGCGATTCTCAGGCGCAATCCCGAGGTGGTCCTAATTGACGAACTGGCGCATACCAATGTTCCCGGCAGTTCAAGATCCAAGCGTTATGAGGATGTACTGACGATTTTGGAACAAGGGATTTCTGTCATTTCCACAATGAATGTACAGCATCTGGAGAGCCTGAATGACGCGGTTGAGCAGATTACCGGGATTCGGGTGAGGGAGACCGTTCCCGACCGTATGATGCGGCTGGCCGATGAGGTGCAGCTCATTGATGTGGCTCCCAAATCGTTGCAGCAGCGTATGCGTGATGGCAAAATATACGATCCTGTCAAGGTGGAGCAGGCACTTAGCCATTTTTTTAAATTAGGCAATCTGATTGCCTTGCGGGAGCTGGCTCTGCGGGAATTGGCAGATGACGTAGACGAACGGCTGGAATCGTGGGATCGACACGAATCGCTTAGAGGTCCGTGGCGTAGAGAGGAAGTAATCTTCGTAGGGGTGACGCTTAGTAACAACGCCGAAAGGCTGATTCGACGCGGGTTTCGTATTGCTTTTCGTTTGAAGGCGTTATGGATCGTGACCTATGTTCATGTAGGTATAAGCATACCGGAGAAGCTGAACTCCCGATTGGAACAGTTGAAAATGCTAACCCACCGTCTGGGAGGAACCTTCGAAATCCGGCTTGTTTCCAGTCGGGGAAAGATTGCTGATATATTGATTGCTCCGGTGGAAGGGTACACGGGAACGCAGTTAATTGTGGGGCAGTCCTCCAGAAGCAGCCGTTGGGGAAAGGATGCGGTCGTCCCGCAAATTCTCCGTCAAGCGCGTCATATGGATGTTTTGATCGTGGCGGACTATGACCCGGACATCAAGTTGGAGGAAGATCATTAA
- a CDS encoding CpaF family protein: MNEERFRALRADIRGGLDVTSSVGDAELVRHIENRILHDTELAGLTSREKHALVRKIFNSFRGLDILQPLIDDPTVTEIMINSHREIFVERAGEVIQAPDQFESRERLEDLIQTIVAGVNRIVNESSPIVDARLKDGSRVNIVLPPVALKGPTMTIRKFPERPMTMDDLIRMGALDAEAAHMLKDLVRSKYNIFISGGTGSGKTTFLNALSQFIPPSERIITIEDSAELQIVTVPNLVSMETRNANTEGKGEITIRDLIRSSLRMRPNRIVVGEVRGSEALDMLQAMNTGHDGSLSTGHANNIRDMVSRLETMVLGGTDLPLGVVRQQISSAIDIFVHLSRLRDKSRRVLEISEVTGFENGEVILNPLYRFQERGESKGRIVGGMERCGKGLQHTLKLQMAGMKPESWSRGEASV; encoded by the coding sequence ATGAATGAAGAACGGTTTCGTGCATTACGAGCGGATATCCGGGGAGGCCTGGACGTCACGTCCTCGGTAGGGGATGCAGAGCTAGTGCGGCATATTGAAAATCGAATTTTGCATGACACAGAGCTGGCAGGTTTGACCTCCAGAGAAAAGCATGCGCTGGTCCGTAAAATTTTTAATTCCTTCCGTGGGCTGGATATCCTCCAGCCGTTGATTGATGATCCTACGGTTACGGAGATTATGATTAACAGTCACCGGGAAATTTTTGTGGAGCGGGCAGGTGAGGTGATCCAGGCACCCGATCAATTTGAATCCCGTGAGCGACTGGAGGATTTGATCCAGACGATTGTAGCCGGGGTGAACCGGATTGTGAATGAGTCTTCACCGATTGTCGACGCCCGATTAAAGGATGGATCACGCGTAAATATTGTGCTGCCGCCAGTCGCTCTCAAGGGGCCGACGATGACGATACGGAAGTTTCCCGAGCGTCCGATGACGATGGATGACTTGATACGAATGGGGGCGCTGGATGCAGAAGCCGCCCATATGCTCAAGGACTTGGTACGTAGCAAGTACAACATTTTTATAAGCGGGGGTACGGGTTCCGGTAAAACCACCTTTCTGAATGCATTATCCCAGTTTATCCCCCCATCGGAACGAATTATTACGATTGAAGATTCGGCAGAGCTGCAAATTGTAACCGTCCCTAATCTGGTTTCCATGGAAACACGGAATGCCAACACCGAGGGCAAGGGCGAAATCACGATTCGTGATCTGATCCGTTCCTCCCTGCGTATGCGTCCCAATCGCATTGTGGTGGGTGAGGTGAGGGGGAGTGAGGCCTTGGATATGTTACAGGCGATGAACACAGGACATGATGGGTCGTTATCGACGGGGCACGCGAATAATATCCGTGATATGGTCAGCAGATTGGAAACGATGGTACTGGGCGGGACTGATCTTCCGCTTGGTGTGGTACGACAGCAGATCAGCTCGGCCATTGATATATTCGTACATCTGTCACGATTGCGCGACAAATCCAGACGGGTGCTGGAAATTAGCGAGGTAACTGGCTTTGAAAATGGTGAAGTGATACTCAATCCGCTTTATCGTTTTCAGGAGCGGGGCGAAAGTAAAGGACGCATTGTCGGAGGTATGGAGCGTTGCGGGAAAGGTTTGCAACATACGTTGAAGCTACAAATGGCCGGGATGAAGCCGGAAAGCTGGAGTAGGGGGGAAGCGTCGGTATGA
- a CDS encoding type II secretion system F family protein, which produces MKQGKSATQLEQASRQATSLPDYTVYTLSPVQKSLCILFSGVLFAMIGYLFYHQWILSLLCAAGALVTPRYFRQFLLQRRRSALSIQFKQALYSLSSSLSAGRSVENGFREAVEDLRLLSPDGDHDLIFEFNIITACLEIGQPVETALQDFAHRAQMEDITNFADVFAACKRTGGDLVEVVRRASSVIGEKLEIQQEIGVMIAQKRFESRVMFAAPFLFVLFMTMTAGDYMMPLYSGTGMILSTFCLLVLGGCLVWINHIMKIEV; this is translated from the coding sequence ATGAAGCAAGGAAAATCGGCTACGCAACTAGAGCAAGCATCCCGTCAGGCCACTTCCCTGCCGGACTATACGGTATATACACTGTCACCTGTGCAAAAAAGTCTGTGTATCCTCTTTAGTGGCGTGCTATTCGCGATGATCGGCTATCTTTTTTATCATCAATGGATATTGTCGTTGCTGTGCGCTGCTGGAGCTTTAGTGACGCCTCGTTATTTTCGTCAGTTTTTACTGCAACGGCGCAGGTCGGCTCTGAGCATTCAATTCAAGCAGGCTTTATATTCGCTCTCGTCTTCCCTTTCGGCGGGAAGGTCGGTGGAGAACGGCTTTCGTGAGGCCGTGGAGGATTTAAGGCTGCTTAGCCCGGATGGAGATCATGATCTGATTTTTGAATTTAACATTATTACAGCCTGCCTGGAAATTGGACAACCCGTGGAGACGGCTTTGCAGGATTTTGCTCATCGGGCGCAGATGGAGGATATTACGAATTTTGCGGACGTGTTTGCAGCTTGCAAACGAACCGGGGGTGATCTGGTGGAGGTCGTGCGACGGGCTTCAAGTGTCATTGGAGAGAAGCTGGAAATTCAGCAAGAGATCGGTGTGATGATCGCGCAGAAACGTTTTGAATCGAGAGTTATGTTTGCGGCGCCTTTTTTGTTTGTACTGTTTATGACAATGACTGCGGGAGATTACATGATGCCGTTATATAGCGGTACAGGTATGATTTTGTCTACCTTTTGCTTGCTGGTGCTTGGTGGCTGTCTCGTGTGGATCAACCACATTATGAAAATTGAGGTGTAA
- a CDS encoding type II secretion system F family protein codes for MGVVMLVCLVMLVLQVGGWVVLNRVHGAKYASFRHMKLEGLRLQRLSVPFVHMIHASRAAQRLPLLMFKLQRSVQKLYGMRNSGEKTMIFLAEMLSYGYLMTIGGALISLMMGGDATGLVLGLGLSILVPIALVKDLHGKVQKRDQQILMELPELLSKFMLLVGAGETVQRALLHCVERKGADTVHPLYRELRQTVGEWESGYSFQQAFEHLSKRCGIQEMTVFTTTVLLNMRRGGSDFVMALRELSQTLWSKRTSISRTRGEQASSKLVFPMALILLTVIVLVGAPALMMMNM; via the coding sequence ATGGGCGTGGTGATGCTGGTTTGTCTGGTCATGCTGGTTCTGCAAGTGGGAGGTTGGGTGGTGCTGAACCGGGTGCACGGTGCTAAGTATGCGAGCTTTCGTCATATGAAGCTGGAAGGACTGCGGCTGCAAAGGCTCTCGGTTCCTTTTGTACACATGATCCATGCTTCACGTGCCGCCCAAAGACTGCCTTTGCTGATGTTCAAGCTACAGCGCTCGGTACAAAAGCTGTACGGTATGCGCAACAGCGGGGAGAAAACGATGATTTTTTTAGCTGAGATGCTCAGCTACGGATACTTGATGACTATCGGTGGAGCTTTAATATCGCTCATGATGGGCGGGGATGCGACCGGGCTGGTGCTCGGATTAGGGCTGAGTATTCTGGTGCCTATCGCGTTGGTCAAGGATTTGCACGGGAAGGTACAGAAGCGGGATCAGCAAATTTTAATGGAGTTACCTGAATTGCTGAGTAAATTCATGCTTTTGGTCGGTGCAGGCGAGACGGTACAGCGGGCATTGCTTCATTGCGTGGAGCGCAAAGGGGCGGATACGGTACATCCGTTGTATCGGGAGCTGCGTCAGACGGTGGGGGAATGGGAAAGTGGCTATTCCTTTCAACAGGCATTTGAGCATTTGAGCAAGCGCTGCGGCATTCAGGAAATGACGGTGTTTACGACAACGGTGTTGCTGAATATGAGACGCGGCGGGAGCGATTTTGTGATGGCTTTACGTGAGTTGTCCCAGACGTTATGGAGCAAGCGGACTTCGATTAGCCGCACAAGAGGAGAGCAGGCTTCATCTAAGCTAGTATTTCCGATGGCGCTGATTTTGCTAACGGTTATTGTGCTGGTGGGTGCTCCCGCTTTAATGATGATGAATATGTAG
- a CDS encoding Flp1 family type IVb pilin — translation MMTLVTGSIRKLYKDEDGLGTLEMILIIAILIAVAIIFKDQIKKIVEGLLKKADKKSNDFMDS, via the coding sequence ATGATGACATTAGTAACAGGCAGTATTCGTAAATTGTACAAGGATGAGGACGGTTTGGGTACGTTGGAAATGATTCTGATTATCGCGATTCTGATTGCGGTGGCGATTATTTTTAAGGATCAGATCAAGAAGATTGTAGAAGGTCTGTTGAAAAAAGCAGATAAAAAGAGTAACGACTTCATGGATTCATAA
- a CDS encoding TadE family protein, protein MLRNLAHKEEGSFSLEASLVFPILLLVIFVMLFFCLYIYQKSILVQVASTASERAAYNWDNSFKEPRTGAFAQGQRDSLYWRLKDDVMLGALFGWAGANNQVSVQVPGGGGGGDLPAQKLSNSEKGMPAGMQGQMTYENSLISRKVTTELNKIVKVPLLNQFLDQTDLQGTMSSGVVEPVEWIRTVELARYYGAKFMGRGSGEKVNPAVAGQVLTQYGQNAQ, encoded by the coding sequence ATGCTGCGCAATTTGGCACACAAAGAGGAAGGGAGCTTCTCATTGGAAGCTTCCCTCGTCTTTCCCATACTGTTGCTGGTCATTTTTGTGATGTTATTTTTTTGCCTGTACATATATCAAAAATCCATCTTGGTGCAGGTCGCTTCTACTGCTTCGGAACGAGCCGCTTATAACTGGGATAACAGCTTCAAGGAACCGCGTACAGGCGCATTTGCCCAAGGCCAACGGGATTCGCTTTATTGGCGCTTGAAGGATGATGTGATGCTGGGTGCTTTGTTTGGGTGGGCTGGAGCCAATAATCAGGTAAGTGTACAGGTGCCTGGTGGCGGTGGGGGAGGCGATTTACCTGCTCAGAAGCTGTCCAATAGCGAGAAAGGCATGCCTGCTGGTATGCAAGGACAGATGACGTATGAGAACAGCCTGATCAGCCGCAAGGTGACGACGGAGCTGAATAAAATAGTGAAAGTGCCTTTGCTGAATCAGTTTCTGGATCAGACGGATTTGCAGGGGACCATGAGCTCAGGGGTAGTGGAGCCTGTGGAATGGATTCGCACGGTGGAGCTGGCTCGATATTATGGAGCAAAGTTTATGGGAAGAGGCTCAGGAGAAAAGGTAAACCCGGCAGTTGCAGGACAAGTATTGACGCAATATGGACAGAACGCTCAGTAA
- a CDS encoding TadE/TadG family type IV pilus assembly protein — MLRKQRIFLINRYLQRIGGRSHREQGSIVLEASLVLPLFLFFIIFLIYMVQMTLVSTALQTTASEAVKQVSAKIYPVSLAVDAASAKIDAVRQPLDELPKLSVSEYASQFAAQLPPPIGDWVESAVQGGKKPMEELRGRLTEAALDPALKPLLKPFIEDSILEYDRIHVTSVHVPSLTGTKDPYFRVELSYELPMKVPFLYRSIVLQAAAEERLWIGDTGEGAGTGDASAAKDAQGSIQLLAKPEPAVKGVYNLIKAKVEPGTSANLSVLYKSGQSTAQHLGWTSADADGIIEWNWFVGTNTTPGQWSFVIETEDGQRIEVPFSVEKTAEG; from the coding sequence ATGTTACGAAAACAGCGCATTTTTCTTATTAATCGGTATTTACAGCGGATTGGTGGACGGAGTCACCGTGAACAAGGGAGTATCGTTTTAGAGGCGTCGCTGGTGTTGCCGTTGTTTCTGTTTTTTATTATTTTTCTGATTTATATGGTACAGATGACACTGGTATCTACGGCCTTGCAGACCACCGCTTCAGAAGCGGTCAAACAGGTTTCGGCTAAAATCTATCCGGTGTCTCTGGCTGTGGATGCAGCATCTGCGAAAATAGATGCGGTCCGCCAACCGCTGGATGAGCTACCCAAGTTATCTGTGAGTGAATATGCAAGCCAATTCGCTGCCCAACTGCCACCTCCCATCGGTGATTGGGTAGAAAGTGCTGTGCAGGGGGGCAAAAAGCCCATGGAGGAGCTACGAGGGCGCTTGACGGAAGCCGCGCTTGATCCTGCTCTAAAGCCGCTCTTAAAGCCTTTTATAGAGGATAGCATTCTGGAGTACGACCGTATACACGTAACGAGTGTGCATGTGCCGTCTCTTACGGGAACTAAGGACCCTTATTTTAGGGTGGAGCTGTCTTATGAGCTGCCGATGAAGGTTCCTTTTCTGTATCGTAGCATTGTGCTCCAAGCGGCGGCAGAGGAACGTCTTTGGATCGGGGATACGGGAGAGGGAGCAGGTACAGGTGATGCTTCAGCGGCTAAGGATGCCCAGGGTTCCATACAGTTGCTTGCCAAGCCTGAGCCTGCTGTGAAGGGTGTATATAATTTGATCAAGGCCAAGGTGGAACCCGGAACGTCTGCTAATCTTTCTGTACTTTATAAGTCGGGCCAAAGCACGGCTCAACACTTGGGCTGGACCTCTGCTGATGCGGACGGGATTATTGAATGGAACTGGTTTGTGGGAACAAACACGACACCCGGTCAATGGAGCTTTGTGATCGAAACGGAGGATGGACAACGTATCGAGGTTCCATTTTCGGTGGAGAAGACGGCGGAAGGATAG